In Parcubacteria group bacterium, the following are encoded in one genomic region:
- a CDS encoding histidine phosphatase family protein: protein MNTPVIAREEIIERDYGDLSGKTWEEMFKFGGGKIDFKKKDFELEYDYRPYGGECAEDVKMRFLRFIKELKKDYSDKKVLIVAHGGILKMAHFLFLEEKVKHTPKNASIYEFDA, encoded by the coding sequence ATGAATACGCCTGTAATAGCAAGGGAAGAAATCATAGAACGTGATTATGGCGATCTCTCAGGAAAAACCTGGGAGGAAATGTTTAAATTTGGAGGAGGAAAAATTGATTTCAAAAAAAAGGATTTTGAGCTCGAATATGATTATCGGCCATATGGCGGAGAATGCGCCGAGGATGTCAAAATGAGATTTTTAAGATTTATTAAAGAATTGAAAAAGGATTATTCTGATAAAAAAGTTTTGATTGTTGCGCATGGAGGTATACTAAAAATGGCTCACTTTCTGTTTTTGGAGGAAAAAGTAAAGCATACTCCCAAAAACGCTTCAATTTATGAATTTGACGCTTAG
- a CDS encoding nucleoside deaminase, translating to MKELTQFDKQCFATAIKVAGETYAEGNYPVGAVLSIGDEIIDVAGNEINKQKSFVSHAENNLIIKNGKLIHDAFEQGKTVSLYSTLEPCIQCLGASVTSHISRILFIEKDPNGGACDLKHDNIGLFYKEFWPEIRHCHFTDEVKQIMIKYFHGEIKKGNIQWPQKMLQLLKW from the coding sequence ATGAAAGAATTAACTCAATTTGATAAACAATGTTTTGCTACGGCCATCAAAGTCGCTGGCGAAACTTATGCGGAGGGAAATTATCCGGTTGGTGCTGTCTTGTCTATTGGAGATGAGATAATTGATGTGGCTGGAAACGAAATAAATAAACAAAAATCATTCGTTAGCCATGCGGAAAATAATTTGATAATTAAAAACGGAAAGCTTATTCATGATGCCTTCGAACAAGGGAAAACCGTGTCGCTTTATAGCACGCTTGAACCATGTATACAGTGCCTCGGTGCATCCGTTACCAGTCACATCAGTCGCATTCTGTTTATCGAAAAAGATCCAAATGGCGGCGCTTGTGATTTAAAGCACGACAACATAGGATTATTTTATAAAGAATTTTGGCCGGAAATAAGACATTGTCATTTTACCGATGAAGTGAAACAAATAATGATAAAATATTTTCACGGAGAGATTAAAAAAGGAAACATACAATGGCCGCAAAAAATGCTTCAGCTGTTGAAGTGGTAA
- a CDS encoding zinc ribbon domain-containing protein encodes MEKETSICQSCSMPMTKDEDFGTDEDGSKNWRYCSIVFRTEILLIQ; translated from the coding sequence ATGGAAAAAGAAACGTCAATCTGTCAAAGCTGTTCGATGCCGATGACCAAAGATGAAGATTTTGGAACCGATGAAGATGGAAGCAAAAATTGGAGATATTGCAGTATTGTTTTCAGGACGGAGATTTTACTGATTCAATAA
- a CDS encoding LysE family transporter — protein MNNEIASALILGLIGGVIPGPVLTATFTEILQSGFFKSLRIIFWAMFTETVVALLSLLILSSLGFSDAVFSGISFIGAGILIWIAISIWKVKRIDSDEKVHFSLGKISAMIMANGVLWTFWITVCVPRAISLSEKIHFGQYIFLMLVEIGWLVSTVAVAIIFSRFRKMLSNPRVVPIIFKIFALTFLYFAIDMAYKSIKFMLK, from the coding sequence ATGAATAACGAGATAGCAAGTGCATTAATTCTAGGATTGATTGGCGGAGTAATCCCAGGACCAGTTTTAACTGCTACTTTTACTGAAATCCTACAATCTGGTTTTTTCAAAAGCCTGAGGATTATCTTTTGGGCGATGTTCACAGAAACTGTTGTGGCATTGTTAAGTTTGCTAATTCTTTCATCGTTGGGTTTTTCAGATGCTGTTTTCAGTGGCATATCATTTATTGGAGCGGGCATTCTTATCTGGATTGCTATTTCAATATGGAAAGTGAAAAGAATTGACAGCGATGAAAAAGTTCATTTCAGTTTGGGTAAAATATCAGCTATGATTATGGCTAATGGCGTATTATGGACTTTTTGGATAACGGTTTGTGTGCCAAGAGCAATATCGCTAAGCGAGAAGATTCATTTCGGTCAATACATATTTTTGATGCTTGTTGAAATTGGATGGCTAGTTTCTACTGTTGCAGTTGCAATTATATTTTCTCGTTTCAGAAAGATGCTTTCAAATCCTAGGGTAGTGCCGATTATATTTAAAATATTTGCGTTAACCTTTTTGTACTTTGCCATTGATATGGCATATAAAAGCATAAAATTTATGTTAAAATAA
- a CDS encoding ABC transporter ATP-binding protein produces MKLPNNPALYLAQKMWKYSKGNRKSVVLYAIFFVIGNSIALLVPLAIGKVFNIIQEQGVNAGNLDYIFLLLGSTVIISLAFWAFHGPARCIEIRNAFIARANYKNHLLEGVMDFPMDWHSNHHSGDTIDKIEKGTRSLFDFSSATFMTIEAIVRLVVSITILAYFNIYSLPVVFVMIFTAAIIIMRFDKVLVRQYKILFGFENKITEKIFDVISNITTVILLRAEKMVTKAISKKIEEPFSLFNKNQKINETKWFLVSCCSVSMTALVLMSYIYQGVASGSVVLVGTLFILYGYVDKISDIFFRFAELYGEMLQRKSAVMNAEEIANDFFKDEEIKESILGKDWKELKIEALGFSYHSEDEGELHLDGISMSIRNGERIALIGESGSGKTTLLKIIRELYVPKAARVFVDGRILKEGFKAISDSISLIPQDPEIFSTTIEENITIGVNHSKGEIKKFTDMACFSSVVEKLPNGLDSFIFEKGVNLSGGEKQRLALARGLMASKDKSIIMLDEPTSSMDMKNELNIFQNIFQEFPEKTIIASVHRLHLLSLFDKVYFFQKGKIIASGTLESLIVDSEEFRKQWEKSRGAKRNNKIEASIEASKKL; encoded by the coding sequence ATGAAGTTACCAAACAATCCAGCTTTATACTTAGCCCAAAAGATGTGGAAATATTCCAAGGGCAATCGCAAAAGCGTAGTCTTATACGCCATTTTTTTTGTGATAGGCAATTCAATAGCTCTCCTTGTTCCCCTGGCTATAGGAAAGGTATTCAACATAATCCAAGAGCAGGGAGTAAATGCCGGAAATCTGGATTATATTTTTTTACTTTTGGGAAGCACTGTTATTATCAGTCTGGCATTTTGGGCATTCCATGGACCAGCCCGATGCATTGAAATTAGAAATGCTTTCATCGCCAGAGCGAATTACAAGAATCATCTCTTGGAGGGAGTGATGGATTTTCCGATGGATTGGCATTCAAACCATCATTCTGGTGATACTATAGATAAAATAGAGAAAGGGACTAGATCGCTTTTTGATTTTTCTTCGGCTACTTTCATGACGATAGAGGCTATCGTAAGACTGGTAGTTTCCATCACTATCCTGGCTTATTTCAATATCTATTCTCTTCCTGTCGTATTTGTTATGATTTTTACGGCTGCTATTATAATAATGAGATTTGATAAAGTTTTAGTCAGGCAGTATAAAATCCTTTTCGGATTTGAAAACAAGATAACGGAAAAAATATTTGATGTTATCAGTAATATTACAACAGTTATTCTTCTTCGAGCAGAAAAAATGGTAACTAAGGCTATCAGCAAAAAAATCGAAGAGCCATTCTCATTGTTCAATAAAAACCAAAAAATCAACGAAACGAAATGGTTCTTGGTTTCTTGTTGCTCGGTTTCCATGACTGCCTTGGTATTGATGTCATATATATACCAAGGCGTTGCGAGCGGAAGCGTCGTGTTGGTAGGTACACTTTTTATCCTCTATGGCTATGTTGATAAAATCAGTGATATATTTTTCCGATTCGCTGAGCTGTATGGAGAAATGCTGCAACGGAAATCGGCTGTGATGAATGCGGAAGAGATTGCCAATGATTTTTTTAAGGACGAAGAAATTAAGGAATCAATCTTGGGAAAAGATTGGAAAGAATTAAAAATAGAGGCGCTTGGCTTCTCATATCATAGCGAAGATGAGGGCGAGCTTCATCTGGATGGTATTTCGATGTCCATCAGGAACGGAGAAAGAATTGCTCTTATTGGAGAAAGCGGAAGCGGAAAAACCACGCTTCTCAAAATCATTCGGGAATTGTACGTTCCGAAAGCAGCCAGAGTCTTTGTTGATGGACGGATATTGAAAGAAGGGTTTAAAGCGATCAGCGATAGCATCTCTCTCATCCCTCAGGACCCAGAAATATTTTCAACTACCATTGAAGAAAACATTACGATCGGAGTAAATCATTCGAAAGGAGAGATCAAAAAATTTACCGATATGGCTTGCTTTTCCAGTGTTGTCGAAAAGCTTCCCAATGGTTTGGATTCATTTATTTTTGAAAAAGGAGTCAATCTGAGCGGAGGAGAAAAACAAAGATTGGCGCTGGCGAGAGGACTGATGGCCAGCAAAGACAAATCGATAATAATGCTAGATGAGCCGACCAGCTCAATGGATATGAAGAATGAACTTAATATTTTCCAGAATATTTTCCAGGAATTTCCGGAGAAGACCATCATTGCTTCCGTCCACCGCCTGCATCTCTTGTCATTGTTCGATAAAGTTTATTTCTTCCAGAAAGGAAAAATAATCGCTTCCGGAACGCTCGAATCTCTGATTGTCGATTCGGAAGAATTTAGAAAACAGTGGGAGAAAAGCCGGGGAGCGAAAAGAAATAATAAAATAGAAGCTTCTATAGAGGCCTCTAAAAAATTATGA
- a CDS encoding AbrB/MazE/SpoVT family DNA-binding domain-containing protein yields MKNEKNVHKLKKNGAYSYSVTIPKEVIEKYGWKEKQKLSIVDKGHGKIEISDWRK; encoded by the coding sequence ATGAAAAACGAAAAAAATGTGCATAAATTGAAGAAAAACGGGGCGTATAGCTATTCTGTAACTATCCCCAAAGAGGTCATTGAAAAATACGGCTGGAAGGAAAAACAAAAACTTTCCATTGTCGACAAGGGTCATGGTAAAATAGAAATTAGCGATTGGAGGAAATAA
- a CDS encoding phosphoglycerate mutase family protein produces the protein MKIYIVRHGETNSNKAKKAQGQRINEPLNSEGIRQAEELLRGIDKDFDIIFYFAIKARLANS, from the coding sequence ATGAAAATTTATATAGTCAGACACGGAGAGACTAATTCCAATAAAGCCAAAAAGGCTCAAGGGCAAAGGATAAATGAACCCTTAAATTCAGAAGGTATCAGGCAAGCCGAAGAATTGTTGCGTGGCATAGACAAGGATTTTGATATTATTTTTTACTTCGCCATTAAAGCGCGCCTCGCAAACAGCTGA
- a CDS encoding zinc ribbon domain-containing protein — protein sequence MQYCFQDGDFTDSITSKEEMIQKLVNMAGKMGKSREEAEKMANEIIPKLKRWE from the coding sequence TTGCAGTATTGTTTTCAGGACGGAGATTTTACTGATTCAATAACCAGCAAGGAGGAAATGATTCAAAAATTAGTAAATATGGCCGGAAAGATGGGGAAGTCGAGAGAAGAAGCTGAAAAAATGGCCAATGAAATCATTCCCAAGCTCAAACGCTGGGAATAA